Part of the Cuniculiplasma divulgatum genome, ATTCTACCATTTAGATAGCTTATTTCAATTGCAGATAGAGGAAGGTATAAATATAAATCTTTTAATTGAATCTATTATGACAGAAAGAACTGAAAACAGGGAAGTACTTCCAACTGAAGAAAAATACCACCCCAGCATGGGTTCCTTTGAAAAGACTTACAGGGATTCAATAGACCACCCTGATGAATTCTGGTCAAAGGCGGCCACGATACTGGACTGGGATAGGCGCTGGGATAGGGTTCTTGATGAGAGCAATCCACCATTTTACAAATGGTTTGTAAATGGTAAATTGAATGTTTCATATAATGCAGTGGATAGACATTTACTTTCACACAGGAGAAACAAGGCAGCCTTCATTTGGGTTGGTGAGAATGGAGAGGAAAAGATCATAACTTACGATGGACTTTACAGAAGAGTAAATAATCTTGCCTTCGCTCTTCAGAATCTTGGAATAAAGAAGGGAGACAGAATTCTTATTTACCTTCCAATGATTCTTGAAGCTCCAGTTGCAATGCTTGCCGCAGCCAGAATAGGTGCAACATTTTCATTCGTCTTTGCAGGTTTTGGAGCCTCAGCAGTTGCAGAAAGGATTGAGGATGCGAAGGCAAAGATGGTAATAACGGCCGATGGTGGCTACAGGAATGGAAAAATTGTAGAGTTGAAGAAAATTATTGATGAAGCGCTGGAACAGACATCAACTGTATCTAACGTTATTGTTGTAAGAAGAACAGGTCATAACGTATCCATGCAGGAAGACAGGGATATATGGTACCACGATGTGGTAAGAGATGGAATGAATTATGTAAAACCTGTAGAAATGGATTCCAATGATCCACTGTATATTCTTTATACGTCTGGAACAACTGGAAAGCCGAAGGGAGTTGTCCATGGAAATGGCGGATACGCAGTTTGGGTTGCAAACACAATGAAGTGGGCATTTAATCCTGATGAAGATGATAGGTGGTGGTGTGCGGCAGATATAGGATGGGTTACAGGTCACAGTTACATTGTTTTTGCCCCACTTATCCTGGGTCTCACATCAGTGATGTATGAGGGGTCAATAACATATCCAGAACCAGATCGTCTCTGGGAAATCATAGAGCGTTACAGGGTGAATATCCTATATACTTCACCTACAGCAATCAGAACTCTAATGCGTTTTGGAGAGAAGTATCCAAAGATGCATGATTTGTCAACACTCAAAACTCTTGGAACAGTTGGAGAACCAATAAATCCTGCTGCATGGAAATGGTACTATGAAAACATAGGTAATTCAAAGTGCCCAATTATTGACACCTACTGGCAGACCGAAACAGGAGGCTTTGTAATTGCGCCTGCCCTGGGAATAGGATTGCCACCTCTAAAACCTGGATCTGCATCTTTTCCAATGCCCGGTATTGATCCGGTAATTCTGGACGAAAATGGAAAGGAAGTAAAAAGCGGAGAAAAAGGATTCATAGCCTACAGAAAGCCATGGCCGGGAATGTTTCTAACCCTGAATAATGATCCAGATAGGTTCAAGAGTGTTTATTTTGAGAAGTTCAACGGGAAGTATTACTGTGGCGATTATGCTGTTAAAGATAATGAAGGATATTACTGGCTGCTTGGAAGAGCAGATGAAGTTCTCAAGGTTTCAGGCCATAGACTTGGTACCATAGAAATAGAGGATGCACTTATTTCCTCGAGGGAAGTGGCTGAAGCTGCGGCATTTGGAAAGCCCGATGAAACGAAGGGTGAAAGCATAGTAACCTTTGTGGTCATTAAGGATGAGTTTAAGGGAACCCCAGAAATGATATCAACACTTAGGAAGAGGATCAGGGAGGAACTTGGTCCAATATATGTTCCTGATGAAATACACATAGTAAACACTCTTCCTAAAACTAGAAGTGGAAAGATCATGAGAAGGGTAGTTAAGGCAGTATTTCTGGGTCAACTTCCTGGAGACATCAGTACTTTGGAGAGTTCCGTATCTGTTGATGAGATCAGGACCGCCATAGAAACGTTCAAAAAAGAAACAAACAAATAAATATTTCCAGACTTACAGTAAAAATAATCCCTAATCTATTTTAATATCTATTTTTTTTAAGGTCTATTGCACACTCAAAAATATTATTCAGTGCCAATGTGAAATTTATCATTTATTGTTTTTTGAGATTAATTACATTCTAAATGGGGTAAATGGACATATATACATAGTACCGTTAGATCAATCATCATGGAAAAAATTAATGTGTGCATAGCGGGAGCAACTGGATGGGTTGGAAAGGCACTTACCAAAAGGATTCTTGAATCCAGTGACATCAATCTTTCAGGAGCGGTTGCAAGGAAAGCGTCTGGTATGGATTTGAAAAGTGTTTTTCCTGAGAGTAACACAGAATTAAAATTCGAGTCTTCTATAGAAATGGCTCTTAAAAGAGAAACGGATGTTCTAATTGACTATACATCTCCTGGTGTTGTTAAGAAACATGTGCTCTACGCCATTGATCACGGCGTAAGTGTTGTTGTTGGCACTTCTGGGCTAACCGATGAAGATTACAGAGAAATTGAACAGATTGCAACAGAAAAAAATGTTGGCGTCTTTGCAGCAGGAAATTTTGCCATTTCGGCTGCATTGCTTTTACATTTTTCATCGATTGCATCCAGATATATGCAGGGATGGGAGGTCATAGATTATGCATCGTGGAATAAGATAGACTCACCCAGTGGGACGGCACTGGAGATTGCAAACAGATTGTCTTCAATTGGAAAGCCAGAAGATATAATTTCAGAAGAACAGACGACTGGATTCAAAGAAAGCAGAGGGATAGATATTGGGGGCACCAGAGTACACTCTGTAAGACTGCCAGGATTCGTCATCGGTACAGATGTGATATTTGGAGGTGATGATGAGAGGTTAACCATAAAATTTGACGCCGGGACCAAGCCAGAAACCTATGTTGAGGGTACCTTAATGGCAGCAAGATATGTTATACATATGAAAGGATTGACCAGAGGTCTGGATAAGATTCTTTTTCATTAGATCTCCCAGAAATCACCCTTCAAGATCCTACTTTAAATCCATTTCTTGATCAATGGTTCCTTTCCCTGGTCTTCCTTTTTCATAGGTAGAAAGTAGCAGAAAGCCAAGAGCAACCACTACACATATCAGTATAAACTGAAGTGATTCGGTCTCATTAACTATAAATAGTGCAGAGAAAAACGCACTTCCTATAAATCCAGAAATTGCCTTTCCTGTGTAGAATACTCCATTATTTGAGGTTGAGAACTTTGTTCCGAAAATATCCCCTATCAAGGACATATACTGGGAAATCATTGACCCTCCAAAGAATCCAATAAGTACTATAGATTCAAGCAGATAGCCATTGAGAAGAAGCAATGACCCTATTATTAGGAAAATGTCGATTATTGAAACCATCCTGATCCTTCCAATTCGATCTGAAAAGAAGCCAAGAATTGGCCTGCTAATTCCACTGAGTAGGGGAAATAGAGACACAAGAATTGTAAATTCTAAAATAGGTATCCTCTTACCCAGAATTCCAAGGGAAGAGGATATTACTATAAGTGGCACAGCCCCAAGTACAAATGAGACATATAAAATCCAGAATCTCCTGTTTCTTAGGTTTCTTGATGGCCTATCCCCTGTTACCTGTTTTTCTGGGTACCTTACCTTACTGAGAAGTATGGGAAATAGGATAAGTTCCGTAAGACCAATTATGAGCATGGGCTCCCTGAAACTGGTTGCTTTCAGGAGGAATATATTGGCCACAGCTGCCCCAAGCCCAAATCCAAATGAGACAAAACCAACAGCAAGACCCCGGTTTTCCTTAAACCATTTTACCGCAAGGTTCGTTGCAATACCATATAGAATGCCCTCACCTATGCTTCCAAGAGACCAGAATATATAAAACATTGTTAGATTGCCGCTTACTGAAGTTCCAAGGAAACCAGCAGCCGATAGAATTGATGAAATTATGCCGATGTTTCTCGGGCCGTTCTTATCCGCAAAATAACCACCAACTCCCTGAAATCCTGTAGAAAATATTGCGAAAAGAGAAAATCCAACCTGTACCTGTATAAGAGTGACTCCAAGTCCTGTTTTTAGTAGTGGTTCAAAAACATTCCAGGAATACTGGTATAAGGAATTCATTGACATTATTAGAATTCCGATTACCAGGAACCCTTTTTTCATTTTCTTCAATTTCAAATTTATTAATAAAATTTAAGGGGTTTCTAATAGAATTGAAGAGACTATTTGGATAGTTTAAAATAATGTGGCAAAATTTAAAATCATGAATGACCGCAACTCTATGTTTTTGTATATGGCGCAGCTTCTACACGAGGGAGATTATAATTCGGGAATATCCTGGAGACAGTTTATAATGGCCTATGAATTTGTAAGTGATGAGAATTCAGCGGATGTGATATCTGATCTAAAGAAGCATAATAAATTGGAGGATTTTAGTGAAAATGATTCGTTTATTTACTTTCCATCTTCAGACGTTGAAATAAAAGATGAAGATCTTAAAGTGCTTCTTTCAAAGATTGCAAACCTCCATCCTGCTATTGATATTTCAATGGCCTTTAGGCTTGAACCATCCCTTGTTGATCTAATTTTGTCCTCGAATTTGTATTCTGGCGATTCTAACTGGGATGATCTGAATAGGGCACTTATTCCAATAATTCTATCTCCTCGCTTCTTAAATGATAGAAGGACTCAAATTTTTATTGACGAGCTCTTAAGAAACAGCAAAGAGAATTTTAATTTTAAGAAATATGAGACTAAGAGGTGGTTCATAGAACTTGCATTCATGATTAAGCGTGGTCTCTATGGTAATGGTGGTTATTCATATGTTTCAGGTATAAGCGACGCGAGAAGGACTGCCCTGATTAATGGGTCATATGATTTACTGGTTTCTGGAGGGCTGTATGAACTGATACTGAGGTTCAGATCGATAGTAACTGAAAGTGAATTCGGTTATAGAATGAAGAAATTCCAAAAGCTTGAGAAAATATCTACAAGGATTTCCCACATTTATTCTTATCTTTCCATAGGAAACGATATTCTAATTGGAATCGAATTCCTTCTTGGAAGTTTTGAATTTCTTCCAAGGACCATATTTCCCTCGGCCAATGAGGTGATCGGTGTGTATCTTTTCATAGCAGGTAGTGCAGAATTATTAATTCGTCCCATGATTGAAATAACAAGAAGAATACATCTGAGGATAATTAATGGATCTGATTTATGATTTATCAGCGTGTATTTCAGTGTATTTATTCCCATTGACCTTAAATGCTGAAATCTTTATGAAATAATCCTGTTTAAGAAAACCTCTTTTTACTCTTATTGTTCCATCTCCTGCTATGGATTTATCACTGGTGATAATCTTAAGGAAGTTATCAGAATGCTCCTCTGGAACAAAATAATAGACCCTCATCCATGCGCTTTTATATTTCTTCAATAGTTTTGGTCCATAATTTTCCAGAACCTTCCTGGCATTTTCAATTCCCCTCCTGAAATTTTGATCTGTCATTCCGGTGTTTGAAAATTCCCCTATAAAGTAAGGCAATCCCTCAACGTCAAACCCTATCAACCTTAGTTCCTGGGTGTTTGGCAATGTGTGTCTGGTTCTTATTGCTCCAACCTCCTTGATCCTGTATACCAGCCAGTTCGCACTCCTTAGCTCAAAATTCTTTCCTTCGGGATCGTCATATTTCTTAACAAATACGTCATGAAGGTGCTTCAGGAGTTCGTCGCTCATCCCATCATAAAAATTAACACCTGTACCCTTCGGCAGGGGCTCCTTAAAATGTTCACAGGCTGCTTCAACCACGATTCTGTGTATCTTCTCCTTCTGCAGATCCACTATGTACTCCTTCCTTGAGAAAGATTCATTCTTTTCATCCTTTTTTGGAACTGCATTGTCTCTCTCTTCTACCTTCACTTCCTTTTCATTAAGCTCTTTTATCCATGCTTTCCTTTTCTCTTCTGTCGAATTTTCTGTAATATATTTTATGAGATCCGCCTTCTTATAGGTTCTAGGAATTGTTTTGAGCCCAGATTTTTTGGCAATTGACTTTAGTTCAGCAAAGGATAGTTTCTCAATTGGATTTTGCTCTTTCATGATTTCCTATGGTTGTTATGATTATAAATTTTTCATAGCTCACATAAAGAGTTGAAGGGTCATCACATTTTTTCCTCAACTTTTTTGGTTGCCTCAACCATATTTAGAAGTTTTTCAAATCCTACTTCCCTTGATCTTGTCCTCAATCCGCAATCTGGATTTATCCTCACGAGTTTCGGATCCTGAAGGATATCTAGTGCATAATTAATCCTGTTCTCAATCAATTCAGGGGATTCAATGGTGTCAATGTGCACGTCTGTTACTCCAAGGCCTATAAATCTCTTTTCCTGAAGTGTGTCATTAATTTCCCTGAAATATCTCAGGTCTTCATAACCCTCTCTGATCTTTTTGTTGACTGAAAGTGAGTCTCTGTTAGCATATTCCAGATTATATCCGTGAAATCCCATTTCAGGAATTCTGTCATAAAGGATTCTGTAATCTTTGCTGTAGCACACATGGATCGTGAATTCAATATTCCTGAATTTTTCAATTGATGCATTCATTGAATCAACCACAATATCCATTTCTGCGGGATGAGTTGTTGTTGCAGGTTCATCTATCTGTATTTCCAGCTTTTCCTTCCTGCCTGATTTGTTCCATGCTTTTTGAAGTGTTTCTATTTCCTCGTGAATGAGTTCTGCAAATCTCATGGCCAGTTCCCTCCTGCCTTTATAATGCTCATTGAATGACCAGTCCATCATCGTATAAGCACCTGTGATTGGAACCTTCAGTGGTTTCACTG contains:
- a CDS encoding YrhK family protein, yielding MAQLLHEGDYNSGISWRQFIMAYEFVSDENSADVISDLKKHNKLEDFSENDSFIYFPSSDVEIKDEDLKVLLSKIANLHPAIDISMAFRLEPSLVDLILSSNLYSGDSNWDDLNRALIPIILSPRFLNDRRTQIFIDELLRNSKENFNFKKYETKRWFIELAFMIKRGLYGNGGYSYVSGISDARRTALINGSYDLLVSGGLYELILRFRSIVTESEFGYRMKKFQKLEKISTRISHIYSYLSIGNDILIGIEFLLGSFEFLPRTIFPSANEVIGVYLFIAGSAELLIRPMIEITRRIHLRIINGSDL
- the acs gene encoding acetate--CoA ligase, translated to MTERTENREVLPTEEKYHPSMGSFEKTYRDSIDHPDEFWSKAATILDWDRRWDRVLDESNPPFYKWFVNGKLNVSYNAVDRHLLSHRRNKAAFIWVGENGEEKIITYDGLYRRVNNLAFALQNLGIKKGDRILIYLPMILEAPVAMLAAARIGATFSFVFAGFGASAVAERIEDAKAKMVITADGGYRNGKIVELKKIIDEALEQTSTVSNVIVVRRTGHNVSMQEDRDIWYHDVVRDGMNYVKPVEMDSNDPLYILYTSGTTGKPKGVVHGNGGYAVWVANTMKWAFNPDEDDRWWCAADIGWVTGHSYIVFAPLILGLTSVMYEGSITYPEPDRLWEIIERYRVNILYTSPTAIRTLMRFGEKYPKMHDLSTLKTLGTVGEPINPAAWKWYYENIGNSKCPIIDTYWQTETGGFVIAPALGIGLPPLKPGSASFPMPGIDPVILDENGKEVKSGEKGFIAYRKPWPGMFLTLNNDPDRFKSVYFEKFNGKYYCGDYAVKDNEGYYWLLGRADEVLKVSGHRLGTIEIEDALISSREVAEAAAFGKPDETKGESIVTFVVIKDEFKGTPEMISTLRKRIREELGPIYVPDEIHIVNTLPKTRSGKIMRRVVKAVFLGQLPGDISTLESSVSVDEIRTAIETFKKETNK
- a CDS encoding OFA family MFS transporter yields the protein MKKGFLVIGILIMSMNSLYQYSWNVFEPLLKTGLGVTLIQVQVGFSLFAIFSTGFQGVGGYFADKNGPRNIGIISSILSAAGFLGTSVSGNLTMFYIFWSLGSIGEGILYGIATNLAVKWFKENRGLAVGFVSFGFGLGAAVANIFLLKATSFREPMLIIGLTELILFPILLSKVRYPEKQVTGDRPSRNLRNRRFWILYVSFVLGAVPLIVISSSLGILGKRIPILEFTILVSLFPLLSGISRPILGFFSDRIGRIRMVSIIDIFLIIGSLLLLNGYLLESIVLIGFFGGSMISQYMSLIGDIFGTKFSTSNNGVFYTGKAISGFIGSAFFSALFIVNETESLQFILICVVVALGFLLLSTYEKGRPGKGTIDQEMDLK
- the dapB gene encoding 4-hydroxy-tetrahydrodipicolinate reductase, which gives rise to MEKINVCIAGATGWVGKALTKRILESSDINLSGAVARKASGMDLKSVFPESNTELKFESSIEMALKRETDVLIDYTSPGVVKKHVLYAIDHGVSVVVGTSGLTDEDYREIEQIATEKNVGVFAAGNFAISAALLLHFSSIASRYMQGWEVIDYASWNKIDSPSGTALEIANRLSSIGKPEDIISEEQTTGFKESRGIDIGGTRVHSVRLPGFVIGTDVIFGGDDERLTIKFDAGTKPETYVEGTLMAARYVIHMKGLTRGLDKILFH
- a CDS encoding methionine synthase, giving the protein MSEKLITQEIGSFRKPEYLSRKFHSIEETDEYSILCQKATDETLETFKKAGLHNVGVGGEMYRWEMYEHFAKRVSNIEFYGLVRSFDNRYYKKGSVMGIPERKKPFHLEELEYLLRTTVKPLKVPITGAYTMMDWSFNEHYKGRRELAMRFAELIHEEIETLQKAWNKSGRKEKLEIQIDEPATTTHPAEMDIVVDSMNASIEKFRNIEFTIHVCYSKDYRILYDRIPEMGFHGYNLEYANRDSLSVNKKIREGYEDLRYFREINDTLQEKRFIGLGVTDVHIDTIESPELIENRINYALDILQDPKLVRINPDCGLRTRSREVGFEKLLNMVEATKKVEEKM